In Scylla paramamosain isolate STU-SP2022 chromosome 1, ASM3559412v1, whole genome shotgun sequence, one DNA window encodes the following:
- the LOC135113985 gene encoding protein CDV3 homolog has translation MADLDSFFARKDRKKVKGRKFTTTDEIARRLEETEKKLEQQQQQGVKAKAESLVKKQPQEESTTEEYPVEEENPPKEEEEEWNDFKDEGDKDLTDLKITKLQIEDEEEGGGGSADDDGEKGDHGDKKDGVWKTEQVPAPPPAPVAAPVVEPEEKNKLSQMGSSYVPPHMRSMAASPLPKSTPRRNRTAPDINSEMAFPSLFDAQAANPMGAWGKKRMNNEGFESVRHGSTRSYQEDYAAPKLSTANRFDALSDNS, from the exons ATGGCTGACCTCGACAGTTTCTTCGCTcgaaaggatagaaagaaagtaaaaggcaGGAAGTTTACTACTACGGACGAGATAGCCCGCCGTCTAGAGGAGACTGAGAAGAAgctggagcagcagcagcagcagggcgtCAAGGCCAAGGCGGAATCCTTGGTGAAGAAACAGCCACAAGAAGAAAGTACGACGGAAGAATACCCGGTCGAGGAAGAGAATCCCCCAAAG gaagaagaagaagaatggaacgACTTTAAAGATGAGGGTGATAAAGATCTAACAGACTTAAAAATCACAAAGTTGCaaatagaagatgaagaagaaggtggGGGAGGTTCAGCagatgatgatggagaaaaaggagatcaTGGGGATAAAAAGGATGGAGTGTGGAAGACAGAACAagtgccagcaccaccaccagcacctgtG GCTGCTCCTGTAGTGGAgccagaggaaaaaaacaaactttcaCAAATGGGCTCCTCATATGTACCACCACACATGCGCAGTATGGCAGCATCACCATTACCAAAGTCCA ccccCAGGCGTAATCGAACTGCTCCAGATATCAACAGTGAAATGGCGTTCCCGTCTTTGTTTGATGCTCAGGCAGCCAATCCAATGGGTGCttggggaaagaagagaatgaa cAATGAGGGCTTTGAGAGTGTGAGGCATGGTTCCACACGTTCCTATCAAGAAGATTATGCAGCCCCCAAACTTAGTACAGCCAACCGATTTGATGCTCTAAGTGATAACAGCTGA